A DNA window from Equus quagga isolate Etosha38 chromosome 21, UCLA_HA_Equagga_1.0, whole genome shotgun sequence contains the following coding sequences:
- the LOC124231416 gene encoding keratin-associated protein 27-1 yields the protein MLQSHCHSLKNFYNVPPLSAIVHSSKPISFEDGFFLPSSYHGRTWLLDNFQETCNETISCKAPNCEQERCTENSCVPSACLPRVVHTTCSNSRLCERTTCQSGTSSTVLECVSQPCQSVSSQQMGSVVQSCQPVSYVAKCCPPKTSVSTSCQTLECESNHYQSQSSESTSCRPLVYVAPGPQFLESSSNTYEPACCVTGGVQLPSK from the coding sequence ATGCTCCAGAGCCACTGCCACTCACTGAAGAACTTCTACAATGTTCCACCACTCTCTGCCATCGTACATAGCTCTAAACCTATAAGCTttgaagatggattttttttaccCAGCAGCTACCATGGCAGGACCTGGCTCTTGGACAACTTTCAAGAAACCTGCAATGAAACCATCAGCTGCAAAGCACCCAACTGTGAACAGGAACGGTGCACAGAGAATAGCTGTGTGCCAAGTGCCTGCCTCCCCAGAGTTGTCCACACAACTTGCTCTAATTCCAGGCTCTGTGAAAGGACAACATGTCAATCAGGAACTTCTTCTACAGTGTTGGAGTGTGTTTCTCAGCCTTGCCAATCAGTAAGCAGCCAGCAAATGGGTTCTGTAGTCCAGAGCTGCCAACCTGTGAGCTACGTGGCAAAGTGTTGTCCACCCAAGACTTCCGTGTCTACGAGTTGCCAAACTCTGGAATGTGAATCTAACCACTACCAGTCTCAGAGCTCTGAATCCACTTCCTGTAGACCCCTGGTCTATGTAGCACCAGGGCCACAATTCCTAGAATCTTCTTCTAACACTTATGAACCAGCTTGCTGTGTTACTGGTGGTGTGCAATTGCCTAGTAAGTGA
- the LOC124231420 gene encoding keratin-associated protein 13-1-like: MSYSCCSGNFSSCSLGSYLRYPGSSCGSSYPSNLVYSTDLCSPSTCQLGSSLYSGCGETCCEPTRSCVVSSPCQRSCYHPRISTVCSPCRSTYARSLGFGSSSCCSLGYGSRISYSRGCGSRGFRHLSCGVCGFPSLGYRSRFCHPTFLASRSCQTSCFRPTCRSGFYY; encoded by the coding sequence ATGTCCTACAGCTGCTGCTCTGGAAacttctcctcctgctcccttgGGAGCTACCTGCGCTACCCAGGCTCCTCCTGTGGCTCTTCCTACCCCAGCAACCTGGTCTACAGCACTGACCTCTGCTCTCCCAGCACCTGCCAGCTGGGCTCCTCTCTCTACAGTGGCTGTGGGGAGACCTGCTGTGAGCCCACAAGATCCTGTGTGGTGTCCAGCCCCTGCCAGAGGTCCTGCTACCATCCAAGGATCTCCACAGTCTGCAGTCCCTGCCGGTCAACTTATGCCAGGTCTCTGGGCTTTGGGtccagcagctgctgctccctgggCTATGGATCTAGAATTTCCTATTCACGGGGCTGTGGATCCCGTGGCTTTAGACACCTGAGTTGTGGAGTCTGTGGCTTCCCTTCCTTGGGCTATAGATCCAGATTCTGCCACCCAACCTTCTTGGCTTCCAGGAGCTGCCAAACGTCTTGTTTCCGGCCAACCTGTAGATCTGGCTTCTACTACTGA